From the uncultured Fretibacterium sp. genome, one window contains:
- a CDS encoding phosphomannomutase/phosphoglucomutase: MKGNISPEIFREYDIRGDAERDLTDGVVEAIGRAYGAWLGERAVDRVSVGGDVRLSTPRIRSAVVRGLTASGIDVVDIGTVTTPMLYWSMHHLDLRGAVMITGSHNPPNMNGLKLGYDNATLWGDSIQEVRRLTESDLPTVGPGTVAARDITDDYLAMLASRFEPFSRTFKVVCDSGNGTAGPIAERFFKSLGCACIPLYAEPDGRFPNHHPDPQKRENLQDLIEKVKASGADVGFAFDGDADRLGVVDEHGTVIFGDRLMALYWAEILEARPGAEAIVEPKCSMALPEEIERLGGRVLFWKSGHSVIKAKMREIGAPFAGELSGHMFFADEYYGFDDSFYAAGRVLRILSSTGRSLSDLMASIPLYPATEEARIDCPDSEKFEVIRRIRDKALKDYKGLTLDGIRILYPGGWGLIRASNTQPVITTRCEGRDEKTLAFIMEDVKKRLRAEGLPDFTWTF, from the coding sequence ATGAAAGGGAACATCTCGCCGGAGATATTCAGGGAGTACGACATCCGGGGCGACGCGGAACGGGATCTGACGGATGGCGTCGTGGAGGCGATCGGCAGGGCCTACGGCGCCTGGCTGGGGGAGAGAGCGGTCGACCGCGTCTCCGTGGGAGGGGACGTCAGGCTCTCGACCCCGCGCATCCGGTCCGCCGTCGTCCGGGGGCTCACCGCCTCGGGCATCGATGTCGTCGATATCGGGACCGTCACGACTCCTATGCTCTACTGGAGCATGCACCACCTCGACCTGAGGGGCGCGGTCATGATCACGGGCAGCCACAACCCGCCCAACATGAACGGCCTGAAGCTGGGCTACGACAACGCCACGCTCTGGGGCGACAGCATACAGGAGGTGCGGCGCCTGACGGAGTCGGACCTTCCGACCGTCGGTCCGGGGACGGTCGCGGCGCGGGACATCACGGACGACTATCTGGCGATGCTCGCCTCCAGGTTCGAACCCTTCTCCCGCACCTTCAAGGTGGTCTGCGACAGCGGCAACGGAACCGCCGGCCCCATCGCCGAGCGCTTCTTCAAGTCGCTGGGCTGCGCCTGCATCCCCCTCTATGCGGAGCCGGACGGCCGCTTCCCCAACCACCACCCGGACCCGCAGAAGCGCGAGAACCTCCAGGACCTGATTGAGAAGGTCAAGGCATCGGGGGCGGACGTCGGGTTCGCCTTCGACGGGGACGCCGACCGCTTGGGCGTGGTGGACGAACACGGCACGGTGATCTTCGGGGATCGTCTGATGGCCCTCTACTGGGCCGAGATCCTGGAGGCCCGGCCCGGTGCGGAGGCCATCGTCGAGCCCAAGTGCAGCATGGCGCTGCCGGAGGAGATCGAGCGCCTGGGCGGCCGGGTCCTCTTCTGGAAATCCGGGCACTCCGTCATCAAGGCGAAGATGCGGGAGATCGGCGCGCCCTTCGCGGGGGAGCTCTCCGGGCATATGTTCTTCGCCGACGAGTACTACGGGTTCGACGACTCCTTCTACGCGGCGGGGCGCGTCCTGAGAATTCTGTCCAGTACCGGAAGGAGCCTCTCCGATCTCATGGCCTCCATCCCCCTCTACCCTGCGACGGAGGAGGCCCGGATCGATTGCCCGGACTCCGAGAAGTTCGAGGTCATCCGGCGCATCCGGGACAAGGCGCTCAAGGACTACAAGGGCCTGACCCTGGACGGAATCCGCATCCTCTACCCCGGCGGCTGGGGGCTGATCCGCGCCTCCAACACGCAGCCCGTCATCACGACCCGCTGCGAGGGCCGGGACGAGAAAACCCTGGCCTTCATCATGGAGGACGTCAAAAAGCGGCTGAGGGCGGAAGGCCTGCCGGACTTCACATGGACATTCTGA
- a CDS encoding aminotransferase class V-fold PLP-dependent enzyme has product MNTYPIGLVPGPVSVPRKLREAWLTDFGSSDLETEFYDLYAKNQKLVQTLLKTKESVVITSGEAMSILWGGVKSALRPGERLLAVASGLFGEGFADMARAIGAEAEVVAFPYDDVPDPGKVREAVRRFRPQVVTAVHCETPSGTLNPHLRELGEIAREADALFVVDFVSSGGGAPVGVDESLIDIGLLGSQKVLSLPPSLSVSTVSARAWSVFERVGYSGYDAYLPWRRVPEVRAMPYTHDWQGMTALNIALGAIMEEGPQNAYARHARAARLCRTMGREAGLTLFPAREDICSPTVTAFNVPDGWTWPELDAALRKKGIVAGGNYGSLDGRVFRIGHMGSQADEALVKRGMEVLGEVLRGK; this is encoded by the coding sequence ATGAACACCTATCCCATCGGCCTCGTGCCCGGCCCCGTCTCGGTACCCCGGAAGCTCCGCGAGGCGTGGCTTACCGACTTCGGCAGCTCCGACCTGGAGACCGAATTCTACGACCTGTACGCAAAAAACCAGAAGCTCGTCCAGACGCTGCTCAAGACGAAGGAGAGCGTCGTCATCACCTCCGGGGAGGCCATGTCCATCCTGTGGGGCGGCGTCAAGAGCGCCCTGCGTCCGGGCGAGAGGCTGCTGGCCGTCGCCTCGGGGCTCTTCGGCGAGGGTTTTGCCGACATGGCCCGCGCCATCGGGGCGGAGGCCGAGGTCGTGGCCTTCCCCTACGATGACGTCCCCGATCCCGGTAAGGTGCGGGAGGCCGTCCGGCGTTTTCGCCCGCAGGTCGTCACCGCCGTGCACTGCGAGACCCCCAGCGGTACCTTGAACCCCCATCTCAGGGAACTGGGCGAAATCGCCCGTGAGGCGGACGCGCTGTTCGTCGTCGACTTCGTGTCGAGCGGGGGCGGGGCCCCCGTAGGGGTGGACGAGAGCCTCATTGACATCGGCCTTCTCGGAAGCCAGAAGGTGCTGTCGCTTCCCCCGTCCCTGTCCGTCTCCACCGTCTCCGCGCGTGCCTGGAGCGTCTTCGAGCGCGTCGGGTACAGTGGATACGATGCTTATCTGCCCTGGCGCAGGGTACCCGAGGTCCGGGCCATGCCCTACACGCACGACTGGCAGGGGATGACGGCGCTGAACATCGCCCTGGGCGCCATCATGGAGGAGGGGCCGCAGAACGCCTACGCCCGGCATGCCCGAGCGGCGCGCCTCTGCCGGACGATGGGGCGCGAGGCGGGGCTGACGCTCTTCCCCGCGCGGGAGGACATCTGTTCCCCCACCGTGACGGCCTTCAACGTTCCGGACGGCTGGACATGGCCGGAACTGGACGCCGCGCTGAGGAAGAAGGGGATTGTCGCCGGAGGAAACTACGGGTCGCTGGACGGCCGGGTGTTCCGCATCGGGCACATGGGCAGCCAGGCCGACGAGGCCCTGGTGAAGAGGGGCATGGAGGTTCTCGGGGAGGTTCTGAGGGGCAAATGA
- a CDS encoding ankyrin repeat domain-containing protein yields the protein MKRGKDVLTMMKRAIACGVLLLGFLWGPSPLYAALSDAEFIELCQKDDVQAVKAALEGGANPNAHDAYGWTALHRVTENASLLLELIKAGADVNAQSKDGRTPLMLAAVRGQEVVLSELLRAGAQVDAQDTWGATPLIYAAYHKKKSFQTERNPMTLVLLLRAGADVNAQTKDGVTALMAAIDRENTWAMEDLCRNGADVNLQDAAGQTALIRAVRGRHIAMATELLRAGADADIRDKRGWTALGLAREIGRECKAEERMNPNEYAELLQPFSSALNSDEFVALCRTGTSADVVAAVKGGANIETWDFFGNTAHAALLAEAESLAKESGWGEKSRNTQEFMEHLKKAGLYDAWLDIGEKEDIVYGASISRREFGDICSATRDIPDSSFKELVSLRADPNGLYRSRRATTWQPEIKTTALIEAAKMGQSNRVALLLDAEPLMDLGGINKLALFEAAVAENGAVATLEVLLRKGFRANTKNDDGDTLLMKAAERYRSEAVEFLLKANGVKWQNDDLERALRRMFDDKWILYYDAGVLQYMNSADQVAYKERRALDKRRTLKLLLDAGADINAETNKAQGWVFLNKADARNWRDPVLLLAVDKGDVDLLKGLLEVGTNLNLDIRGEYEDTALIRALKEDKADIAKLLLEAGADPNLQNKEGDTALILVSGKGKTDIAKLLLEAKADPNLKNEDGNTALIQAVKKGKADIVKLLLEAKANLNLQYKYGNTALIQAVEKEKADIVKLLLEAGADVGKKDQDGLTAMEVARRKGNEEIIRLFDAM from the coding sequence ATGAAAAGAGGAAAGGATGTCCTGACGATGATGAAACGAGCGATTGCGTGCGGTGTTCTGCTGCTGGGATTTCTTTGGGGACCGTCCCCCCTGTACGCGGCGTTGAGCGACGCCGAGTTTATTGAGCTGTGCCAAAAAGACGATGTCCAGGCTGTCAAGGCGGCGTTGGAGGGGGGTGCCAACCCCAACGCGCACGATGCGTATGGCTGGACCGCCCTGCACCGGGTTACGGAAAACGCGTCCCTTCTGCTCGAGCTGATCAAGGCTGGGGCCGACGTGAACGCGCAGAGCAAGGATGGGAGGACACCGTTGATGCTCGCCGCCGTCAGGGGACAGGAAGTGGTTCTGTCGGAGCTGCTGAGGGCTGGGGCACAGGTCGACGCGCAGGATACTTGGGGGGCGACGCCGTTGATATATGCCGCGTATCATAAAAAAAAGTCTTTCCAGACGGAACGGAACCCTATGACCCTGGTGCTCCTTTTGAGGGCCGGGGCCGACGTGAACGCGCAGACCAAGGATGGGGTGACGGCCCTGATGGCCGCGATAGACCGGGAGAATACCTGGGCGATGGAGGATTTGTGCCGTAATGGGGCGGACGTGAACCTGCAGGACGCCGCCGGGCAGACGGCTCTCATTCGTGCCGTAAGGGGTCGACATATCGCCATGGCAACGGAGTTGCTGAGGGCCGGGGCGGACGCCGACATTCGAGATAAACGGGGCTGGACGGCGCTGGGGCTTGCGAGGGAGATCGGCCGGGAGTGCAAGGCCGAGGAACGGATGAACCCGAACGAATACGCGGAGCTCCTGCAGCCCTTCTCCAGCGCGTTGAACTCGGATGAGTTCGTGGCGCTGTGTAGGACGGGAACCTCCGCGGATGTCGTGGCCGCGGTCAAGGGCGGGGCGAACATAGAGACTTGGGATTTCTTCGGGAACACGGCCCACGCGGCTCTCCTCGCTGAGGCTGAAAGCCTCGCCAAGGAGAGCGGGTGGGGGGAAAAAAGCCGAAATACCCAGGAATTTATGGAGCATCTGAAAAAAGCGGGCCTTTATGACGCATGGCTTGATATCGGAGAAAAGGAGGATATTGTATATGGCGCTTCCATAAGTCGTCGGGAATTTGGGGATATTTGCAGCGCAACAAGGGACATTCCCGATTCCTCCTTTAAAGAATTGGTGAGCCTCAGGGCCGATCCCAACGGCCTATACCGATCCCGACGTGCAACGACATGGCAACCTGAAATAAAAACGACCGCGTTGATCGAGGCCGCGAAGATGGGGCAAAGCAATCGGGTTGCCCTCTTGCTCGACGCGGAGCCGCTGATGGATTTGGGGGGGATCAACAAATTGGCCCTGTTCGAGGCTGCGGTGGCCGAAAACGGGGCCGTTGCGACCCTGGAGGTTTTGCTTCGAAAAGGCTTCAGGGCGAACACCAAAAATGATGATGGAGACACCCTCTTGATGAAGGCGGCCGAGAGGTACCGGTCGGAGGCCGTCGAGTTCCTGCTTAAAGCCAACGGCGTCAAGTGGCAAAACGATGATTTGGAAAGAGCGCTCAGACGTATGTTTGACGACAAATGGATTCTCTACTACGATGCCGGGGTGTTGCAATACATGAACTCGGCTGACCAAGTTGCCTATAAAGAGCGCAGGGCCCTTGATAAGCGCAGGACGCTGAAGCTGCTGCTGGATGCGGGGGCGGACATCAATGCCGAAACAAATAAGGCTCAAGGTTGGGTCTTTTTGAATAAGGCCGATGCGCGCAATTGGAGGGATCCGGTTTTGCTCCTTGCCGTAGACAAGGGAGATGTCGATCTGCTGAAAGGTTTGCTGGAGGTTGGGACCAACCTCAATCTCGATATACGGGGAGAGTATGAAGACACGGCGCTTATCCGTGCCCTGAAGGAAGATAAGGCGGACATTGCGAAGCTGCTGCTGGAGGCAGGGGCCGATCCCAACCTGCAAAATAAGGAGGGGGACACCGCGCTTATCCTGGTTTCGGGAAAGGGAAAGACGGACATCGCGAAGTTGCTGCTGGAGGCCAAGGCCGACCCCAACCTGAAAAACGAGGATGGGAACACGGCGCTCATCCAGGCTGTGAAGAAGGGGAAGGCGGACATTGTGAAGCTGCTGCTGGAGGCCAAGGCCAACCTCAACCTGCAATATAAGTATGGGAACACGGCGCTCATCCAGGCTGTGGAAAAGGAGAAGGCGGACATTGTGAAGCTGCTGCTGGAGGCCGGGGCCGATGTCGGCAAGAAGGATCAGGACGGACTGACCGCGATGGAGGTTGCGCGCAGGAAAGGGAACGAGGAGATAATCCGACTTTTTGACGCGATGTAA
- the fumC gene encoding class II fumarate hydratase, protein MDYRIERDSMGEVRVPADRLWGAQTQRSLENFRIGTERMPREVHEALLLIKRAAARVNASLGCLSGAVADAIVRAADEALSGRLDAEFVLSVWQTGSGTQTNMNVNEVLAHRATELLREAGTPGEVHPNDHVNRSQSSNDVFPSAMHIAAARAIRDLLPALEELRATLSERADAFMLLVKTGRTHLQDATPITLGQEMSGWAALLERDARMIEAALPFLSSLALGGTAVGTGLNAPVHFDILIAEELSLLTGLDLHPAANKFQALSGKDELSFAHGALRTLAMDLLKIANDVRWLASGPRCGLGELRLPENEPGSSIMPGKVNPTQCEALSMVAAQVLGNDVTVAFAAGQGNFELNVYMPVLIYNFLQSCRLLKDAVASFTANCVRGIEPDEERLRRYAERSLMNVTALTPLIGYDRAAQAARRAHDEGTTLKEAVLALGWMDEAAFDRAVDLTRMCFPHDTPNG, encoded by the coding sequence ATGGACTATCGCATCGAGAGGGACTCCATGGGCGAGGTGCGCGTCCCCGCGGACCGGCTGTGGGGGGCGCAGACACAGCGCAGCCTGGAGAACTTCCGCATCGGAACGGAACGGATGCCCCGGGAGGTCCACGAGGCCCTGCTCCTGATCAAGCGTGCGGCCGCACGCGTCAACGCGAGCCTGGGCTGCCTGAGCGGGGCCGTGGCCGACGCGATCGTCCGCGCCGCGGACGAGGCGCTCTCGGGCCGGCTCGACGCCGAGTTCGTACTGTCCGTCTGGCAGACCGGCAGCGGGACCCAGACCAACATGAACGTCAACGAGGTGCTGGCCCACCGCGCGACGGAGCTGCTGAGGGAGGCCGGAACGCCCGGGGAGGTGCACCCGAACGACCACGTCAACCGTTCCCAAAGCTCCAACGACGTCTTCCCATCCGCCATGCACATCGCGGCGGCGCGCGCGATTCGGGACCTGCTCCCCGCCCTGGAGGAGCTTCGCGCGACCCTCTCCGAGAGGGCGGACGCCTTCATGCTCCTGGTCAAGACGGGGCGCACGCACCTGCAGGACGCCACCCCCATCACCCTGGGGCAGGAGATGAGCGGCTGGGCCGCTCTCCTGGAGCGCGACGCGCGGATGATCGAGGCGGCGCTCCCCTTCCTCTCGTCCCTCGCCCTCGGGGGAACCGCCGTGGGTACGGGACTCAACGCCCCCGTACACTTCGACATCCTGATAGCGGAGGAGCTGTCGCTCCTGACCGGTCTCGACCTGCACCCTGCCGCCAACAAATTCCAGGCCCTGAGCGGCAAGGACGAGCTGTCCTTCGCGCACGGGGCGCTCCGAACCCTGGCGATGGACCTGCTGAAGATCGCCAACGACGTGCGATGGCTGGCCTCGGGCCCGCGCTGCGGACTGGGCGAGCTGAGGCTGCCGGAGAACGAGCCGGGCAGCTCCATCATGCCCGGCAAGGTCAACCCCACGCAGTGCGAGGCCCTGTCGATGGTCGCGGCCCAGGTCCTGGGCAACGACGTCACGGTAGCCTTCGCGGCCGGCCAGGGGAACTTCGAGCTCAACGTCTACATGCCGGTCCTGATCTACAACTTCCTTCAGTCGTGCAGGCTTCTGAAGGACGCCGTCGCCTCCTTCACGGCAAACTGCGTCCGCGGCATCGAGCCCGACGAGGAGCGCCTGCGGCGCTATGCCGAACGCTCCCTGATGAACGTGACGGCCCTGACGCCCCTCATCGGCTACGACCGCGCGGCTCAGGCCGCGCGCAGGGCCCACGACGAGGGGACGACCCTGAAGGAGGCCGTGCTCGCCCTGGGGTGGATGGACGAGGCGGCGTTCGACCGCGCGGTTGACCTGACGCGGATGTGCTTTCCTCACGATACCCCGAACGGCTGA
- a CDS encoding response regulator, which translates to MALKKLRILIADDEPITRMDLREMLEQAGYPVVGEASDGFDTIQLCKSLLPNVVLMDVKMPLLDGLAASRDIHEEHLADAVVLLTAYSDPEFVERARDAGVSVYMVKPVDERILIPNLELAVARGREQAQLSRDLQTMSSRLESRKLVERAKGLLMSEKGMSEQEAFDYIRKVSRDKNISMRRVSEVIILKK; encoded by the coding sequence ATGGCGCTGAAAAAATTACGCATTCTGATTGCGGATGATGAACCTATTACGCGTATGGACCTTCGTGAAATGCTCGAACAGGCGGGGTATCCGGTAGTCGGAGAGGCCTCTGACGGGTTCGATACGATCCAGTTGTGCAAATCCTTGTTGCCTAATGTAGTCCTCATGGACGTGAAAATGCCTCTTTTGGATGGACTTGCCGCTTCCCGTGATATTCATGAGGAGCACTTGGCAGATGCCGTTGTGCTGTTGACCGCTTACAGCGATCCCGAATTTGTGGAAAGAGCGAGGGACGCGGGGGTCAGCGTCTATATGGTCAAGCCCGTGGATGAAAGAATCCTGATCCCCAATCTTGAGCTTGCGGTGGCCAGGGGCAGGGAGCAGGCACAGCTCAGCAGGGACTTACAGACGATGTCCTCGCGTCTGGAATCCCGTAAGCTGGTGGAGCGTGCCAAGGGCCTGCTGATGTCGGAGAAAGGCATGAGCGAGCAGGAAGCTTTCGATTACATCAGGAAAGTCAGCCGTGATAAAAACATATCCATGAGGCGGGTTTCGGAGGTCATTATCCTGAAGAAATGA
- a CDS encoding sensor histidine kinase, giving the protein MREEIERLCQKHTDLSRKEINYIKQISLSLPFLADTEEADVFINCPCPGGDSVVVAQAKPRNASSAYRKYILGMFARRLNEPAVDRTLRLGCATRRMKALNQENVPVIQVATPIRYEGKTIGVLTYERFADGWEDGQPFHELFGGVGRNTECDAEKCAARTDWEWVVNCIEEGIILIDCKGFVIFRNAIARQLYKRLGYMEDILGQEYRNICLDKMDMEREAFTEELQMGRYSLRIRKIPDPMEGVSFAVFVSDVTHIKNQERELVLKSVAVQEMHHRVKNNLQTIVSLIRLQVRRIENLQAHKLLEETADRIQTIATTHQLLAKKGIDGVSLQEVLGVIADNAIRANKPGQKEVSISVAGKDCMVNSNLATTIALVVNELIHNSLEHAFVGKTRGSIRIRTGKEMDLYGTVSVEDDGRGFDVSRPGHLGLNIVEVLVKEKLRGSLTIVSNKNGTHTSFGFQI; this is encoded by the coding sequence GTGAGGGAGGAGATTGAACGTCTCTGCCAGAAACATACGGATTTGTCACGAAAAGAAATAAATTATATCAAACAGATTTCCTTGTCGTTGCCGTTTCTGGCGGATACGGAGGAGGCGGATGTTTTCATCAACTGTCCGTGTCCCGGCGGGGATAGCGTAGTGGTGGCTCAAGCCAAGCCCCGGAACGCCTCGTCCGCCTATCGGAAGTATATTTTAGGCATGTTCGCCAGGCGGCTGAACGAGCCTGCGGTGGACAGAACGTTGCGGCTCGGGTGTGCGACCAGGAGAATGAAGGCCTTGAATCAGGAGAACGTCCCTGTCATCCAGGTCGCTACTCCTATCCGATACGAGGGAAAGACCATCGGTGTGCTGACGTATGAGCGTTTTGCCGATGGGTGGGAGGACGGCCAGCCGTTTCACGAGCTGTTTGGCGGAGTGGGCAGGAACACGGAATGCGATGCTGAAAAATGCGCTGCCAGGACGGACTGGGAATGGGTGGTAAATTGCATTGAGGAAGGGATAATCTTAATTGATTGCAAGGGTTTTGTGATTTTCCGCAATGCGATTGCCCGGCAATTATACAAGAGGCTGGGATATATGGAGGATATCCTGGGTCAGGAGTATCGAAACATCTGCCTCGATAAGATGGACATGGAGCGGGAGGCTTTTACCGAGGAGCTTCAGATGGGGCGGTACTCCCTGAGGATCCGAAAGATCCCTGATCCGATGGAGGGAGTGTCCTTCGCGGTATTTGTCAGTGACGTCACCCATATTAAGAATCAGGAGAGGGAGCTCGTCCTGAAGTCCGTGGCCGTGCAGGAAATGCATCATCGAGTTAAAAATAACCTCCAGACGATTGTTTCCCTGATTCGGCTCCAGGTACGGCGTATAGAAAATCTGCAGGCTCATAAGCTCCTGGAGGAGACCGCCGATCGTATTCAGACGATTGCGACGACGCATCAGTTGCTGGCAAAGAAGGGGATTGACGGGGTGTCGCTTCAGGAGGTCCTGGGGGTCATCGCGGACAACGCCATTCGGGCCAACAAACCAGGGCAAAAGGAGGTATCAATATCCGTTGCGGGAAAGGATTGCATGGTGAACTCCAATCTTGCGACGACCATTGCCTTGGTCGTCAATGAGCTTATACACAATTCCCTGGAACACGCATTTGTCGGAAAAACAAGGGGAAGCATTCGGATTCGGACTGGCAAAGAGATGGACTTGTACGGGACCGTCTCCGTAGAGGACGACGGGAGAGGCTTTGACGTCAGTCGCCCTGGGCATCTGGGCCTGAACATCGTCGAGGTGCTGGTCAAGGAAAAACTGCGGGGAAGCCTGACCATCGTATCCAACAAGAACGGGACTCATACTTCATTCGGCTTTCAGATCTAA
- a CDS encoding ethanolamine utilization protein EutH, whose amino-acid sequence MVRELIDNITNFRCFTDSVSLWVQQLSVNSFIIFVMMIFMLLGAVDRMRGNKWGYGASFEEGFQAMGPLALGMAGVVAAAPVLSILLRPVIVPLYRLLGADASMFAGTILACDTGGYPLAMELTSDSSVGKFSGLLLGSMMGPTIIFTIPVALSLIKKEDRPYLGSGVLAGMITIPIGCIAGGLVMNMTPHKISIGTILVNLLPVILIAGLIVLGLWFAPGKMIEGFSKFGTGVTVVITFFTAIAVFEYQTQIKFPLLNIMVEEDANGEIPLLTGLLICGQISTILIGAFPMVKWITRHFGKALGYFGSALGMDEKGSAGLVASLANHIAMYTMLGDMNSRGKLLNVAFSVSGAFVFGDHLGFTAGVDSEMIFPVVLGKLTAGVTALLLANFLYPKLTAKMQPNS is encoded by the coding sequence ATGGTACGGGAATTAATCGATAATATAACGAATTTTCGATGTTTCACGGATAGTGTTTCCTTATGGGTACAGCAGCTGTCCGTCAATTCCTTCATTATCTTCGTCATGATGATCTTCATGCTCTTGGGAGCCGTAGATCGGATGCGCGGAAATAAATGGGGATATGGGGCATCGTTTGAGGAGGGTTTTCAAGCGATGGGGCCGCTTGCGCTGGGCATGGCCGGGGTGGTGGCCGCTGCGCCGGTGCTCTCCATACTTCTGCGGCCGGTGATAGTCCCTCTATATCGTCTGCTTGGAGCGGATGCCTCCATGTTCGCGGGGACCATTCTTGCCTGCGATACAGGCGGCTACCCCCTTGCGATGGAGCTTACCTCGGATTCTTCGGTGGGAAAATTCTCCGGCCTGTTGCTGGGCAGCATGATGGGGCCTACGATCATCTTCACCATCCCGGTGGCTCTCAGCCTCATCAAAAAAGAGGACCGCCCGTATTTGGGTTCCGGAGTGTTGGCGGGAATGATCACCATTCCCATAGGCTGCATTGCAGGCGGACTCGTCATGAACATGACCCCTCATAAAATAAGTATCGGAACCATATTGGTGAATCTACTTCCCGTCATCCTCATTGCGGGGTTGATCGTTCTGGGCCTGTGGTTCGCTCCGGGAAAGATGATTGAGGGCTTCAGCAAATTCGGAACCGGCGTCACGGTCGTCATTACGTTTTTTACCGCCATAGCGGTCTTCGAATACCAGACTCAGATTAAATTCCCATTGCTCAACATTATGGTGGAAGAGGATGCAAACGGGGAAATTCCTCTGTTGACAGGACTTCTGATCTGCGGCCAAATCTCCACCATTCTCATCGGGGCCTTTCCAATGGTGAAGTGGATCACAAGGCATTTCGGCAAGGCGCTTGGTTATTTCGGGAGTGCGCTTGGCATGGACGAAAAAGGATCGGCAGGCTTGGTCGCCTCTTTAGCCAACCATATCGCCATGTACACCATGTTGGGGGACATGAATTCCAGAGGAAAGCTCCTCAACGTAGCCTTTTCCGTCTCGGGAGCCTTCGTCTTCGGAGATCATCTCGGTTTTACCGCGGGGGTCGACTCCGAGATGATTTTCCCCGTGGTCCTCGGGAAGCTTACGGCAGGGGTTACGGCGTTATTGCTGGCCAATTTCCTCTACCCGAAGCTGACGGCCAAGATGCAGCCCAATTCCTGA
- the ucpA gene encoding SDR family oxidoreductase UcpA, with protein MSKQVAAKLNGKAALVTGAAMGMGAAISEVYAKYGAKLCMIDMSPKVEEKAEELRKKHGAEIITRIANVTKPEDLKAAAEEMVKTFGRIDVACCNAGVCRLGNFLEMSEADRDFHIDVNIKGVWNTCKAVIPNMLENGGGNIVIASSVTGDIVADPGESAYALSKAALVGLTKALAIEFAGKNIRVNCSQLGYARTPMAESIAKQSNPDDPESALADMAKGIPVHRLADPSEVGELFAFLGCEESSYLTGSQIVIDGAATIRESNMGV; from the coding sequence ATGTCGAAACAGGTTGCAGCGAAGTTGAACGGAAAGGCGGCGTTGGTGACCGGGGCCGCGATGGGTATGGGAGCGGCTATATCCGAAGTATACGCAAAGTATGGTGCGAAACTTTGCATGATCGACATGTCGCCGAAGGTGGAGGAAAAAGCGGAGGAACTTCGCAAAAAACATGGTGCGGAGATTATTACGAGGATTGCCAATGTAACGAAGCCGGAGGATTTAAAGGCGGCTGCGGAGGAGATGGTGAAGACTTTCGGCCGTATAGACGTGGCTTGCTGCAACGCGGGCGTCTGTCGTCTCGGGAACTTTTTGGAGATGAGCGAAGCGGACAGAGACTTCCACATCGATGTCAACATCAAGGGCGTCTGGAATACCTGTAAGGCCGTAATCCCCAATATGCTCGAGAATGGAGGCGGAAATATCGTCATCGCGTCCTCGGTCACGGGGGACATCGTGGCGGATCCCGGAGAATCGGCTTACGCCCTGTCCAAGGCCGCGCTGGTGGGACTGACGAAGGCCCTGGCAATCGAGTTCGCGGGGAAAAATATCCGTGTCAACTGCTCGCAACTGGGTTATGCACGCACGCCGATGGCGGAGAGCATCGCCAAGCAGAGCAATCCGGACGATCCTGAGAGTGCACTTGCGGATATGGCGAAGGGGATCCCCGTGCATCGTCTGGCCGACCCGTCGGAGGTGGGCGAGCTGTTCGCCTTCCTGGGCTGTGAGGAGTCCAGTTATCTTACCGGCTCACAGATCGTTATCGATGGCGCGGCGACGATCAGGGAGTCCAATATGGGAGTGTAA